The genome window AAAAAATCGTCAGCAATTGATCGAAACATTGCAGTGTATTCCTGGTGTGGCGATGTTTATTGAAGTGCAGCGCACAGACTTTACTGATCTGCACGATATTTATGAAAAAACCTTAGCAGTTCACGCTAAAACCATTGAAAACAAAACTTTTTGTGTTCGCGTTAAGCGCACGGGTGAACATGAATTTACTTCATTACAAATTGAACAATATGTTGGTGGTGGCTTAAACCAGGCAGTGGAAAGTGCCAAGGTTCAGCTGCGTAAGCCACAGGTGACGGTTAATTTGGAAGTAAAACGTAATGACTTGTTTATTGTTACGGATAAATATCAAGGCTTAGGTGGCTTCCCTATTGCGACTCAAGAAGATGTCTTGTCGTTAATGTCGGGTGGTTTTGATTCAGCAGTTTCTAGCTTTCAAATGATCAAAAAAGGTGCCCGTACCCATTTTTGCTTCTTTAATCTTGGTGGTTCAGCCCATGAAGTTGGGGTAAAAGAAGTCAGCTATTATTTATGGAATAAGTTTGGTGCTTCGCATCGGATCAAGTTTTTTGCTGTTGATTTTGAGCCAGTAGTGGCAGAAATTTTAGACAAAATTGATAATGGTCAAATGGGGGTAGTATTAAAACGTATGATGATGCGTGCCGCTGCCCAAATTGCTGAAAAACGAGGTATTCAAGCATTAGTTACAGGTGAAGCGTTAGGGCAGGTTTCAAGCCAAACGTTAACTAATTTAAATGTGATTGACCGCGTAACCGAAACATTAATTCTTCGTCCGTTAGCTGCCTATGATAAGCAAGATATTATCGATATAGCTCGAAAAATTGGCACCGAAGATTTTTCTAAAACCATTCCTGAATACTGTGGCGTTATTTCTAAAAAGCCAACGGTGAAAGCGGTATTATCAAAAATTGAAGCAGAAGAAGCGAACTTTGATTTTAGCATTTTAGAGCAGGTGGTTGAAAATACGCGCATCTTTGATATTCGTGATATTGGTGATGCTGCAGAACAAGAAATTCATGCGGTAGATGAAGTCGCTGATATTCCAGACAATGCTGTGGTATTGGATATTCGTAGCCCGGAAGAAGAAGATGAAAACCCTTTAGAGCTTGATGGGGTGGAAGTGAAACATTTACCTTTTTATAAGCTGGCAACTCAGTTTGGTGATCTCGATCAGTCGAAAGAATATTTACTTTACTGCGATCAAGGGGTGATGAGTAAGTTACAGGCGCTGTATTTAATTGATAATGGCTTTAAAAATGCCAAAGTCTATCGTCCTTAGATTATCTTGAAAGTAATGTTAGATACTCGAGTCGCGTTTATTATCTTTCGCTAATGCGTTAACTGCGTGAGTTAATTCGCTGTTTATCGGGGTGGCTATATTTAAGTTGGCGCCTTGTTGTACAATAAAGCCGTTTATCTGTGCGATTTCAGTTTTTCTGCCATTTAAGATATCGCTGCGCATTGAAGAACAATTAGTGGCTGTTTGCTGGGCGACAGAGAGTACTAATGAAGTGAGTTCATTTATATCAAAGTTCAGCTTAAAGTGTTTAGCAACGGCTATTACTTCCAGTAAAATTGCTTTTATTTTCGGTTGAAATGCTGCCGAGGTAAGTACGCCGTTATCGCAGTTATTTATTGCGGTTAGTGGATTAATGACGCAGTTAACTGCCAGTTTACGCCATTGCTTAGCATTAATATCTTCGTGCCAAACCGTTTCAGGTAACGCTTGATTTAGAACGTCTGTGAGCAACTCAATTTGGCTGTTTGATATTTTCCCTTGAATGATACCTAAATCATTAACCCCAATACCTGTATGCTCAACGCTAAATGCTTTGATTCGTTTGCTGCCATGAGTGGTTAATAAGCTTAGTAAGAGATGATCTTTTGGTATCTCATTTTCAGCCAATATGCCGTTATGACATAAGATCACAGGCGTCTCTTGTTGAATAAAAGGTAAGTATTGATTAAATGCTTGTTGATAGCTGTAGGCTTTTAAACAAAATAATATGATGTCGGCATTGCTCAGATCTTTGTTATTTGCTGATACTATTTTTGTCTGCACTTTGCCGTGAGTATCGGTAAAACTTAGATTTTCTGGGATAGGCTGACTGCGAGCAGAACACTGCAATGATATTTGATGTTCGGGATTGAGACTAAGTTTATGATACCACAATAAACCAATAGCTCCTTGTCCAACAATAACAATATTCAAAAAGTTAGCCTTTTGCTCGTACGCTTTTAATAGTATTTATAGATGAATAATATCAATGATAATACGCCTTGTCCTGTGTTAGCGAGTTCATCGGACAAAGATTTTTAATTGCGGCACTTTTTGCTATGATGCAGCAAAATATTAACAGAGAGATACAGTTATGCCTTCAATGGATATTGTTTCAGAAATAAATTTGGAAGAAGTGCGCAATGCAGCGGATAACGCGAGCCGGGAACTTGATACCCGCTTTGATTTTCGAGGAGTAGCAGCGAGCTTTGAATGGAAAAAGCCTAATGTAATTGTTAAAGCGGAAGGGGATTTCCAGGTTAAACAGTTAGTGGATATGTTACGCTCTCAACTGACTAAACGAAAAATTGATGCCAAGGCCATGTCGGTTGGTGATCCTGAGTTTTCTGGACGTAACTGCTCGGCAACGATCAATTTTAAGGAAGGCATTGAACAGCCGGTCGCGAAAAAAATTGTGAAATTGATCAAAGATAGCAAGCTTAAAGTACAGGCGGCAATTCAGGGAGAGCAAGTGCGTGTAACCGGTAAAAAGCGTGATGATCTACAGGCGGTAATGCGATTAGTGAAAGAAGCAGAGCTCGAGCAGTCATTTCAGTTTACTAACTTTAGAGATTAAATCTTAGTTAATCCGCTTTATTATCCTCAATGAGCTTTCATCGCTTATTGGGGAGGTTGGCTTTTTATTGGATTATTTCGCTTTTCGCTGGAAAATGCAGCCATAACTCCTTACGAGATAACGGTGTTTTTTCAGGTAAGTAAGGGTTGTTCAGAAAGAATACCTTGCGCTTGATGGCAGATATCTGCTCTATTGGTTGGCTAAAATGCTTGGTGAATATAGCGTCAAAACTGCCATCGGCAATTGCTTGTTCCAACCCTGTAGTAATATCTTGCGCCAACTGTTCGTTGTCGTGTGCGACATAAAAATAATACGCGGTCGGGTAGTATATCAGTACTGAATTATCGATTGTGATATCTAGATTTTCTCTGGCATTCAGTTCTCGAAACACTTCTAAAATTGAGCGTGGAAAATAATCGAAGCGTTGTTTCGCTAACATTAAAAATAAGCCTTCAAAATCACTGCCTTTTTCAACCCTAATACCGTTGCTTTCCAATACTTTTGTATCACTCCAGCTATGAAACTGCCCAGGAACTAGTTGTTTAAATTGAGCTAAAGTATTAATGTTTTTGAATATTTCAGGAGTTTTTTTATGTACTAAAGGGAGCCGCCAGCCATTGAGTCCTTTTAGTAATGGAATGCGAATAGCTAAACCTTGTTGTTCTCTATTTATGGTGGCACCACCGAATATGACATCGAGCTCTTGGTGAGCATTCATAAAATCAAATGCCCGTTGTTTTGGTATTTGACCACTAAAATTAACAATTTGATAATGTTTTTCCGGTAAATATGACAGTGCATGCTGCAGTATTTCAGTTTGATAA of Thalassotalea insulae contains these proteins:
- a CDS encoding substrate-binding periplasmic protein; translation: MQKSLITVVLFTYFVLTPRVFANSIIFYGSHSGSYQTEILQHALSYLPEKHYQIVNFSGQIPKQRAFDFMNAHQELDVIFGGATINREQQGLAIRIPLLKGLNGWRLPLVHKKTPEIFKNINTLAQFKQLVPGQFHSWSDTKVLESNGIRVEKGSDFEGLFLMLAKQRFDYFPRSILEVFRELNARENLDITIDNSVLIYYPTAYYFYVAHDNEQLAQDITTGLEQAIADGSFDAIFTKHFSQPIEQISAIKRKVFFLNNPYLPEKTPLSRKELWLHFPAKSEIIQ
- a CDS encoding YajQ family cyclic di-GMP-binding protein yields the protein MPSMDIVSEINLEEVRNAADNASRELDTRFDFRGVAASFEWKKPNVIVKAEGDFQVKQLVDMLRSQLTKRKIDAKAMSVGDPEFSGRNCSATINFKEGIEQPVAKKIVKLIKDSKLKVQAAIQGEQVRVTGKKRDDLQAVMRLVKEAELEQSFQFTNFRD
- a CDS encoding ketopantoate reductase family protein produces the protein MNIVIVGQGAIGLLWYHKLSLNPEHQISLQCSARSQPIPENLSFTDTHGKVQTKIVSANNKDLSNADIILFCLKAYSYQQAFNQYLPFIQQETPVILCHNGILAENEIPKDHLLLSLLTTHGSKRIKAFSVEHTGIGVNDLGIIQGKISNSQIELLTDVLNQALPETVWHEDINAKQWRKLAVNCVINPLTAINNCDNGVLTSAAFQPKIKAILLEVIAVAKHFKLNFDINELTSLVLSVAQQTATNCSSMRSDILNGRKTEIAQINGFIVQQGANLNIATPINSELTHAVNALAKDNKRDSSI
- the thiI gene encoding tRNA uracil 4-sulfurtransferase ThiI, producing MKFIVKLQAEIAIKSRPVRKRFTKILESNIKNVLRRVDEQVTTKINWDSIEVNSKNTDEKNRQQLIETLQCIPGVAMFIEVQRTDFTDLHDIYEKTLAVHAKTIENKTFCVRVKRTGEHEFTSLQIEQYVGGGLNQAVESAKVQLRKPQVTVNLEVKRNDLFIVTDKYQGLGGFPIATQEDVLSLMSGGFDSAVSSFQMIKKGARTHFCFFNLGGSAHEVGVKEVSYYLWNKFGASHRIKFFAVDFEPVVAEILDKIDNGQMGVVLKRMMMRAAAQIAEKRGIQALVTGEALGQVSSQTLTNLNVIDRVTETLILRPLAAYDKQDIIDIARKIGTEDFSKTIPEYCGVISKKPTVKAVLSKIEAEEANFDFSILEQVVENTRIFDIRDIGDAAEQEIHAVDEVADIPDNAVVLDIRSPEEEDENPLELDGVEVKHLPFYKLATQFGDLDQSKEYLLYCDQGVMSKLQALYLIDNGFKNAKVYRP